Part of the Zhongshania aliphaticivorans genome, CATCTGGCCTTTTAGTACGCGATCACCCACTTTTACAATGGGGCTGGCAGGTGCGCCAATGTGCTGGGCGAGGGGTAAAATAAGCTGGGCTGGAATACCCGCATTTGCGATTGGATTTTGCAGCGACTGGGTTTTGTTTTCTGCTGGATGAATGCCGCCGTGAATATCCCATATCTGTCTCATATTACAGCTCCACTTGGTGTGTGGGTGCTGCGGTCTGACGCAATAAGGTCTTCGGGTGAGCTGGGCTTGTCCCAGTGCCAGGTTTGCAGGCTAGTTTCAATGGGGCGCATATCAATACAGTCTACCGGGCAGGGTTCTACGCAGAGATCACATCCGGTGCATTCACTGGCAATGACTGTGTGCATGTGTTTTGCGGAACCGAGTATGGCGTCAACAGGGCAGGCTTGAATACATTTTGTACAGCCGATGCATTCCGCTTCGCGAATAAATGCGACCGATGGTACGGCTTCTTCTGCAGCATCTAATGGCTTGGCTTCTACCCCTAATAAGTCAGCTAGGGCCGCAATGGTCGCCTCGCCACCTGGTGGACATTTGTTGATGTCGTCACCGTCGGCAATTGCTTGGGCATAGGGACGGCAACCA contains:
- the rsxB gene encoding electron transport complex subunit RsxB, whose protein sequence is MIELIAQNPFLASLLALVGLGLVFGALLGFAAVKFKTEGDPIADQIESMLPQTQCGQCGYPGCRPYAQAIADGDDINKCPPGGEATIAALADLLGVEAKPLDAAEEAVPSVAFIREAECIGCTKCIQACPVDAILGSAKHMHTVIASECTGCDLCVEPCPVDCIDMRPIETSLQTWHWDKPSSPEDLIASDRSTHTPSGAVI